CGACCGGGGGCTGCCGGGCGGCATCTTCGGCGAGAACCTGACCACGCTGGGCGTCGACGTCAACGGTGCGGTGATCGGCGAGACGTGGCGGATCGGCGATGCCCTTGTCCTACAGCCGACGTTCGGGCGTATCCCGTGTACCACCTTCCAGGTAAAGATGGCCGAGCCGCACTGGCTCAAGACGTTCACCCGGGAGAACCGCCCGGGCGCCTACCTGCGGGTTGTCACACCGGGCGACGTCCAGGCCGGTGACCCGGTGGTTGTGGAGGGTCGACCGGCCCACGGAGTGACGATCGCGGACGCCTTTCGCGCGTACATGACCGAGCCGGAGTTGCTGCCTGCGCTGATCGAGGTCGAGGGCTTGCCCGACCAGGTGCGGGACTCACTGCGCCGCCGCATAGGTAGCCTGAGATGAACGGTGCGTCGGTCGCTTACCGGCCGGCGCGGGACGGCCACCTGCGCAAGGTGCTGGAGTTGGCCGCCCACGGCTCGACGAACCGCGGGGCGGCCGGATGGCTGTGCACCAGCGACGCCACGGCGCTGACGTTCCGCGCGGACTACCCGGAATAGACCTCGAACTCCGACACCTGGCCGGCGGGCCAGCCGGTGTTGCCGGTGAACTCCAGCCGGACGTACCGGGTCGGCGTCGCGGTGAAAGTGATCGTGACCGTGTTGCCGGTGGCCGGATCGAACCGGCGCCCGGCCGAGGCCGAGAGGGTGCCGAACGCGGAACCGTTGGTGCTGCCGCGTACCGCGAGGGTCTGGGTACGGGCGCCCCAGGCGGACAGCGGCGGCAGCTTCAGTACCACCCGGCCGACCGGGGTGGTGGTACCGAGGTCGACCTGCACCCACTGCGGGAACGCGTGGTTCGGGCTCTCCCAGTAGCTGTGTGCGTCGCCGTCGACGACGTTGCCCGAGCCGTAGTGCTGGACGTGCCCGCTCTCCGCGGTTGCCCTGCCCCGGGCCAGGTTGGTGTTCGGCGCCGCGTCGGTGGTCGCCGTGACGAGGTTGGACGACGGCGAGACGTTGCCGGCCGTGTCCCGGGCGACGACGGAGAAGCTGTAGCCGGTGCCCGGGCCCAGCCCGGTCACCGTGTACGACGTGCCGGTCGGCGTGCCCGCCACCGTCGTACCCTGTCGGACCTGGTAGCCGACGACGCCGACGTTGTCGGTCGAGGCGGTCCAGGACAGCGAGACGCTGGTGGTGGTCTTTCCGGTCACCGTCAGGTTGCCCGGCGCGGTCGGCGGGGGGTCGCCGCCGCCGACTACCGGCTGGGTCGGCCGGACCGGGGTCAGCGCGAGCTGGCCCTTGAGCATCCGGTTGCCGTCGGCGGTGATCCGCAGGTAGTAGTCGGAGGAGCAGAAGGTGCCGTCCTCGTCCAGCGCGCGGATTCCGGCCCCGGCCGGGGTGGTCGCCTGGGTCTCGCTGGTCTTGGCGATCTGGTTGCCCTCGTTGAACTCGTCGAACATCGAGATGTAGATGCCCTGCGCGCCGACCCGCACCATGTTGTAGAAGTGCCGCCAGTAGAAGTCACCGTGGTAGCGGTGCCCCGAGGACAGGTCGCCGGGCATCACGCACGGCTGGTAGTCGATGCCCCGGGCGTTGCAGTCGGCCTGGTCCGGCTGGTTGACGTTGGTGTAGAACCAGTCCAGCCCGTCGAGCGTGCCGGTCCGGCCGACCATCCACGGCGAGATCATGTTGAACGCGTGGTAGACGTCGAGGAACCCGGGTCGGGAGTCGTTGATCCCCTGCCGCCAGTACGTCGGCACGCCGCCGATCACGTAGCAGCCCTGCGCCTTGAACCAGTTGACCACTTCGAGGCAGGGCGCCGGCGGAAACGGTCGGCCCTCGTCGTTGAAGCCGAATCCCCAGATGCAGACGACCGGCTTGCCGTTCTGCCGGGCGTACGCGGGCGAGGCGGTGTGCGCCGACATCTTCGTGGCCCAGTCGGTCTTGATCTCGCTCTGGAAGTTCGTCCAGCTCGTGACGTCGTACATGATGTAGTACTTGCGGCCGAACCGCTCCGCCGCGCCACGGACCTTGGTGGCCATCGCGTCGCGGGTCGGGCCCTCGTCACCCATCGGGTTGAACCGCTGTAGCGCGGCGGTGTCGCAGTTGTACTCCTGCATCCACCGGAAGTGCGTGTCCACGGTCTGCTGGTCGTACGAGGAGAAGAGCTGCGCGGGCTGCCCGTTGCCGAGGTTCGGGTACGCGGTGGTGTAGCCACGGCTCAGTTCGCGCATGTCCGGCCAGGACACGATCGTGGTGTTGCTCGGCGACGGCGACTGGAACCGGTCGCGGCTCCAGTGCCACCAACCGCCGATCGGCGCACCGTCGCCGGGGCAGGCGAACCAGCCCTGGTATCCGACCGAGACCTTGCCGACGACGTCGCCCGGTGGGCTGGCCGCGCTGGCCGGACTGGCGAGCGCCGACAGCAGCTCGGCGCTGGAGACGGCGGCGAGGGCAGATCCGGCCGCTGCGGACGTGAGAAGTTTCCGGCGAGAGACCGCCATGGCTACCGCTCCTCGGGGGGGGAAGGGATGCGGATCGATGCCTCAGCTTGCCAGGACTCGACAGATTCCCGCAAGAGTTCGACTTTGCTCTGCAATCTCCTGGCCTTGAGGCAGAAAGAAAGTTGCAGGATGATGTTGGGCTTCCTATGCTCGGCCGCGTGACTGACGTTCTCGTGCAGGCGGTCGACCTCGTCAAGCGCTACCCACCCCGACACCGGCGGGACGCGAGCTTCACGGCGGTCGACGGGATCGAATTCACGCTTCACCGGGGGGAGGCGTTCGGGTTCCTCGGCCCGAACGGCGCCGGAAAGTCCTCGACGATGCGGATGATCGCCTGCGTCTCACCGCCCACCTCGGGAACGCTGCGGGTGCTCGGGATGGATCCCCGGAAGGACGGCCGACGGATCCGGGCCCGGCTCGGCGTCGTACCCCAGGACGACGCCCTCGACCGCGAACTCACCGTCCGGGAGAACCTGCTCATCTACGGCCGCTACTTCGGACTGCCGAAGCAGGTGATCGCCGAACGCGGCGACCGACTGCTGGAGTTCGCCCAGCTGACGGAGCGCGGCGCGGAACGCGTGGAGGCGCTCTCCGGCGGCATGCGGCGGCGACTCACCATCGCCCGGTCCCTGATCAACGAGCCGGAGATCCTGCTGCTCGACGAGCCGACCACCGGGCTCGACCCACAGGCCCGGCACGTCCTCTGGGACCGGCTGTTCCGGCTCAAGCAACAGGGTGTCAGCCTGGTGCTCACCACCCACTACATGGACGAGGCCGAACAGCTCTGCGACCGGCTCGTGGTGATGGACGCCGGCCGGATCGTCGCGCACGGCTCCCCGGCCGAACTGATCGCCGCACACTCCACCCGGGAGGTGCTCGAACTGCGGTTCGGCGTCGGCGAGCAGGGCACCGCGCTGGAGAAGCTGCGCGACGCGGGCGTACCCGACCGGCTGGAGGAACTGCCCGACCGGCTCCTCTGGTACACGGCGGAGGGCGAGACGGCGCTGGCGTTCGTACACCGGTTGGGGTTGAGCCCGATCACCGCGATGGTGCGGCGGGCGAGCCTGGAGGACGTCTTCCTCGCCCTGACCGGCCGGACCCTGGTGGACTGACCGTGGCCACCTCGACCCTCGTCCCGCCCCGGCCCATCCCGGTCAGCGGCGCTGGAATGGCCTTGCGGGCATACGGCTACTGGGCGCTGCGCTACCGGCGGACCTGGCGGGGCACCATCGTCATCGGCGTCGCCAATCCCCTGCTGTTTCTGATGGCGATCGGGCTGGGGCTCGGTCGGTTGATCAGCCCCGACCTGGCCGTCCTCGGCGGCGTCGACTATCTCGCGTTCTTCGCGCCCGGAATGCTCGCCGCCGCCGCGATGCAGAACGGCATCGTGGAGGCGGCATTCCCGGTCAGCATGAGCCGGCAGCCGGGCGGGGCCTATCCGGTGGCCGCCGGCACCCCGCTGGAGCCGGAGGACATCCTGCACGGCCACGCCCTGTTCATGGCGCTCCGGGTGGCGACCAACGCCGCGGTGTTCCTGGCCGTGATGGTCGCGTTCGGCGCCGCGCAGTCCCCGATGGTCGCGCTGACCCTGCCGGCGGCGACCCTGACCGGCCTGGCGTTCGCCCTGCCGGCAGCTGCCTGGGCGGTCACCCTGACCGGCGTCGGTCCGGTGATGGGCGCCTTCAAGTGGGTCGTCATGCCGCTCTACCTCTTCTCCGGCACGTTCTTCGCGGTCGAGCAACTGCCGGACGCACTCCGGCCGATCGTCTACGTCACACCGCTGTGGCACGGCGTCGACCTCTGCCGGACGTTGAGCCTCGGCACCGCGACCTGGCCGGCCAGCCTGGGCCACCTGGCCTACCTCGTCACCCTGGCCGGCGCCGGCTACCTCGTCGCGCGCCGCAACTACCGACGAAACCTGCACGGGTAGGAAGTGGAGTCGCACGTGTCATCGGCACATCTGATCGTCCTGCGACACCTGTGGGTGCTGCGCCACGGGCGCCCGTGGAACCTCGTCGTCAACGGCATCTTCGAGCCGTTCCTCTACCTGCTGTCGGTCGGCATCGGGATCGGGCAGCTCGTCACCGCCGGAGCCGACGGGGGCGCCGGCCGGTACGCCGCGTTCGTCGCGCCCGCCCTGCTCGCCACCTCCGCGATGAACAGCGCCGTCAACGAGACGACCGGCAACGTGTGGTGGCGGGTCCGCTTCGACAAGCTCTACGACTCGGTCGTGACCACACCGATGCGGATCGCCGACATCACCGTTGGCGAGATCGCCGCCTCGGTGCTGCGCAGTACGCTCTCCGCCGTCTGTTTCTGCGCCGTCATCGTCGCCCTCGGCATGATCCACTCGTGGTGGGCCCTGCTGGCCGTGCCGGCGGCCGTGCTGATCGCCTTCGCGTTCTCCGCCGCCGGTCTCGCCGCCGCGACCTACCTGCGCGACCCGCACGACCACCAGTACCTGCAACTCTGCATGCTGCCGATGTTCCTGTTCTCCACGACCTTCTACCCGCTGTCGGTCTATCCGGAGCCGGTCCAGGTGGTGGTCGCGGCACTGCCGCTCTACCAGAGCATCGAACTGCTCCGCGGGCTGACCACCGGGCAGCTCGGTGTCGGTCTGCTCGCCGCGACCGCGTACCTGGTCCTGATGGGTGTCGGCGGCACGTGGTTGGCGAATCGACGGTTGGGCCGGATGCTGCTGGGCTGAGCCCGATGTTCGGTGAGCTCAGCGCTTCCGGGGGTGGGCGGCGAAGAATTTCCAGAGGAGTTCCGTCGCCACCACCCCGGCGTCGGGCGCGGCCAGCCCACCGGTCTTCGCGCCGGGCCAGGAGTGCCCCATGCCCTCGATCACGTAGACCTCCACCTCGCTGCCGTCGGCACAGCGGGTCCGGGTGAGGACGATCGTCTTGGCCGGGGACTTCGGGGCGGGGGTGACCGGGGTGCAGCGCAACCGCTGCTGCCAGGTCTGGATCCCGGTGCGGAAGGTCTCGGCGTACTGGTCCTGATCGCCGATGAACGTGATGACCGAGACCGGGCTCTTCGGCGCGTAGTCGGGCTTCGCGGCGAGTTGCCCGCCGAAACCGCCGCTGACCGCGCCGATCGCCGCGAACACCTCGCTGGCCTCGACCGCGGCCCGGAAGCTCATGTCGCCACCGTTGGAGATGCCGGTCAGGTAGACCCGGTCCGGGTCGACCCGCCAGTCGGCGACCAGGTGCTCGGTGATCGCCTTCAGGAACCCGACGTCGTCGGCCGCGCCGCAGCAGACCAGCGCGTTGAACCCACCGGCGACCCCGTCTGGGTACGCGACCAGGAAGTTCTCCCGCGCCGCCATCTCGTCCAGCCCGGTCATCCCGATCATCGCCGATCCGTTGCCGGGATAGGGATGCATGGCGATCACCAGCGGAACCGGCCGGGCCGGGTCGTAGCCGGCCGGCGCGTGCACCCGGTACTTGCGGGTGGCTCCACCATGCTCCAGGGTGAGCCAGTGCTTCCCTGGCGCGGGCGCCACGGTAGAGCTTGAAGGAGCTGGCGACGACGTCTGTTGCGTACCCCCGCCGCAGGCCACCGCGCCGAACAACACACCCAACAGCCCACACCACGCAGCCACTCGTCGCACACCCAGCTCCTTCCCGCCCGTGTGCCATACCCTGGGTCCACGGTTCCGCCCGGTCAACCCTTTCGGCGTACGCCGAATGCCGGCAGGCTGGGAAGGGTGATCTTCCTGCGGCTCGAACCGGCGGACCTGGTGCGGGTGCGGTTCGCCGACCGCCTGCATCCGATCGGCAACACGATCCTGGCCTGCCAGGCGTTGCGGGACCCGGCCCTGGCGGCGGTGATGCCCGAACCGGCCAGCCGGGGCGAGGCGGTCGCGGCGGCCACCGGGCCACTGCGGCACCTGCTCCCGGCCCAGGGGTTCCTGCCGGACTTCCTCACCCCCTACCACGGACTCGAATCGGTGGCGGCCGGCATCGAGGCGATCCGCGCGACGCCCCGGCAGCGGATCCGCGCCGAGCTGACCGAGGCGTACGCGAACCTGCCGGCCACCCCGTGGCGGCGACGGTTCGCCGCGGCCGACCGGGACGTGCTCGAACTGCTAACGGTGTCCCTGGCCCGCTACTACGACGCGGTGCTCGCCCCACACTGGTCGGACCTGACGCTGACCCACCGGAGCTGGATCGCCCGGGCCGCCCAGACGTACGCGTTGTCCGGAGTGGACGCACTGCTCACGGACCTACATCCGGCGATCCGCTGGCGGCCCCCCGTCCTCGAGATCGACAGCTGGTGGAGCGGCGACGTCCGAGGCACCGGCGAGGGTGTGCTGCTGATACCCACCCCGTTCGCCGGCCCCCGCCCCCGAGTCCTGGTCGAGCCGGGCCAGCCGGTGCTGCTCGTGTATCCGGCCCTGGCACTGGCGCCGACCGGAACGGCCCGGTCCGGACCCGATCCGCTCGCCCGGCTGCTCGGCGGTACCCGCGCGGCGGTACTGCGCCGCCTCGGCGAGCCCGGCCGGCACACCACGACGACGCTGGGCCGGCATTCGGGGATCAGCTCGTCGTCGGCCTCCGAGCACGCCACGGCGCTGCGCGCGGCCGGGCTGGTCAGCAGCGACCGGGCCGGTGGCGCCATCGTGCACCGGCTCACGCCGCTCGGGGTCCACCTGCTGGCCCAGAACGCGTCCCGGCCGGCCGGCCCCGGCGGATCCGCCCGGGTCGGCCGGGTCGGTGCCCGAGCTAGCGCCGGTCCCTCCGGTCCCCGGTCGGCGGCCGGCGAACCCTGGCCCGAGCCCGGGCCGCCTTGATCGCCCTGGTCAGCGTCGCGATGTCGTACGCCCCATAGTGGCGCTGCTCGTTGACGAAAAAGGTGGGCGTCCCGGAGACACCGCTGAGGTCGGCGGAGTCGACGTGCAGGGCGATCCGGTCGGCGTGCACGTTGTGCCGCAGGTCGTCGCGGAACCGCTGCTGGTCGAGGCCGAGTTCGCCGGCGTACCGCACGAGGTCCGCGGTGACCAGCTTGTCCTGGTGGTCCAGCAACAGGTCGTGCATCTGCCAGAAGGCTCCCTGCGCCGCCGCGGCCTCGCTCGCCTCCGCCGCGAGTTGCGCCTCCGGATGGACGTCGGTGAGCGGCAGGTGACGCCAGACGTAGCGCAGGTCGGAGTCGGTGAGCAGTTCGCGGACCACCGGCTCGGCCTGTCCGCAATACGGGCACTGGAAGTCGCCGTACTCGACGAGCGTGACGGAGGCGTCCGCCGGCCCCCGGATGTGGTCGTGCTCCGGATCGACCGGCGGAACCAGGTCGACGAGTTGGTCGATGTCACCGAGCAGTGCGCGGGCCCGTCGCGCCTTCGGCAGCGACGCCGTGATCCGGTACACGGCCCAGGTGATCAGGGTCGCGACGATCGCCGAGGCCAGCACGCCGATCTTCGCCTCGGCTAGTTGTGGGCCGTCGAAGGCGAGGGTGGCGATCAGCAGCGACAGGGTGAAGCCGATACCGGCGATCGTGCCGCTGCCGAGCACGGCCGCCCAGCCCACCGCCGGACGGATCCGGCCCCGGCTGAGCCTGGTCAGCAGCCAGGAGACGCCGACGACCGCGATCGGCTTGCCGAGCACGTACCCGAACAGGATGCCGAGGGTCACCGGGGAGGTGAAGGCGTGGGCGAGGAAGGCGCCGTCGACCGCGATGCCGGCGTTGGCCAGGCCGAACAGCGGAACGATGAGATAGCTCGTCCACGGGT
The nucleotide sequence above comes from Plantactinospora soyae. Encoded proteins:
- a CDS encoding ABC transporter ATP-binding protein, with amino-acid sequence MLGRVTDVLVQAVDLVKRYPPRHRRDASFTAVDGIEFTLHRGEAFGFLGPNGAGKSSTMRMIACVSPPTSGTLRVLGMDPRKDGRRIRARLGVVPQDDALDRELTVRENLLIYGRYFGLPKQVIAERGDRLLEFAQLTERGAERVEALSGGMRRRLTIARSLINEPEILLLDEPTTGLDPQARHVLWDRLFRLKQQGVSLVLTTHYMDEAEQLCDRLVVMDAGRIVAHGSPAELIAAHSTREVLELRFGVGEQGTALEKLRDAGVPDRLEELPDRLLWYTAEGETALAFVHRLGLSPITAMVRRASLEDVFLALTGRTLVD
- the nhaA gene encoding Na+/H+ antiporter NhaA yields the protein MVTDSPSSGWLGHTAWGQGIPAPLRRFMRTEAGSAGVLVAAIVAALAWANVDNHSYEAVWETELSIRLGDAGVALDLRTWVNSGLMTLFFLVVGLEARREFDLGDLRDRRRFVLPFVAGVVAMVLPVLIYLLVNQGGPGLHGWGVAMSTDTALALGLLALLGRGVPDQARIFLLTVFVVDDVIALAVIAVVYTEEIRFTPLVVAAGIFGVLLGLRALGVRRGLVYLPFCVALWGALLASGVDAVVAGLLIGLTATAYSPVRGALENASGLFKLFREQPTAELARSASLGLARSLSPNDRLQRLYHPWTSYLIVPLFGLANAGIAVDGAFLAHAFTSPVTLGILFGYVLGKPIAVVGVSWLLTRLSRGRIRPAVGWAAVLGSGTIAGIGFTLSLLIATLAFDGPQLAEAKIGVLASAIVATLITWAVYRITASLPKARRARALLGDIDQLVDLVPPVDPEHDHIRGPADASVTLVEYGDFQCPYCGQAEPVVRELLTDSDLRYVWRHLPLTDVHPEAQLAAEASEAAAAQGAFWQMHDLLLDHQDKLVTADLVRYAGELGLDQQRFRDDLRHNVHADRIALHVDSADLSGVSGTPTFFVNEQRHYGAYDIATLTRAIKAARARARVRRPPTGDRRDRR
- a CDS encoding alpha/beta hydrolase family esterase yields the protein MAPAPGKHWLTLEHGGATRKYRVHAPAGYDPARPVPLVIAMHPYPGNGSAMIGMTGLDEMAARENFLVAYPDGVAGGFNALVCCGAADDVGFLKAITEHLVADWRVDPDRVYLTGISNGGDMSFRAAVEASEVFAAIGAVSGGFGGQLAAKPDYAPKSPVSVITFIGDQDQYAETFRTGIQTWQQRLRCTPVTPAPKSPAKTIVLTRTRCADGSEVEVYVIEGMGHSWPGAKTGGLAAPDAGVVATELLWKFFAAHPRKR
- a CDS encoding transcriptional regulator produces the protein MIFLRLEPADLVRVRFADRLHPIGNTILACQALRDPALAAVMPEPASRGEAVAAATGPLRHLLPAQGFLPDFLTPYHGLESVAAGIEAIRATPRQRIRAELTEAYANLPATPWRRRFAAADRDVLELLTVSLARYYDAVLAPHWSDLTLTHRSWIARAAQTYALSGVDALLTDLHPAIRWRPPVLEIDSWWSGDVRGTGEGVLLIPTPFAGPRPRVLVEPGQPVLLVYPALALAPTGTARSGPDPLARLLGGTRAAVLRRLGEPGRHTTTTLGRHSGISSSSASEHATALRAAGLVSSDRAGGAIVHRLTPLGVHLLAQNASRPAGPGGSARVGRVGARASAGPSGPRSAAGEPWPEPGPP
- a CDS encoding galactose-binding domain-containing protein, which encodes MAVSRRKLLTSAAAGSALAAVSSAELLSALASPASAASPPGDVVGKVSVGYQGWFACPGDGAPIGGWWHWSRDRFQSPSPSNTTIVSWPDMRELSRGYTTAYPNLGNGQPAQLFSSYDQQTVDTHFRWMQEYNCDTAALQRFNPMGDEGPTRDAMATKVRGAAERFGRKYYIMYDVTSWTNFQSEIKTDWATKMSAHTASPAYARQNGKPVVCIWGFGFNDEGRPFPPAPCLEVVNWFKAQGCYVIGGVPTYWRQGINDSRPGFLDVYHAFNMISPWMVGRTGTLDGLDWFYTNVNQPDQADCNARGIDYQPCVMPGDLSSGHRYHGDFYWRHFYNMVRVGAQGIYISMFDEFNEGNQIAKTSETQATTPAGAGIRALDEDGTFCSSDYYLRITADGNRMLKGQLALTPVRPTQPVVGGGDPPPTAPGNLTVTGKTTTSVSLSWTASTDNVGVVGYQVRQGTTVAGTPTGTSYTVTGLGPGTGYSFSVVARDTAGNVSPSSNLVTATTDAAPNTNLARGRATAESGHVQHYGSGNVVDGDAHSYWESPNHAFPQWVQVDLGTTTPVGRVVLKLPPLSAWGARTQTLAVRGSTNGSAFGTLSASAGRRFDPATGNTVTITFTATPTRYVRLEFTGNTGWPAGQVSEFEVYSG
- a CDS encoding ABC transporter permease — protein: MSSAHLIVLRHLWVLRHGRPWNLVVNGIFEPFLYLLSVGIGIGQLVTAGADGGAGRYAAFVAPALLATSAMNSAVNETTGNVWWRVRFDKLYDSVVTTPMRIADITVGEIAASVLRSTLSAVCFCAVIVALGMIHSWWALLAVPAAVLIAFAFSAAGLAAATYLRDPHDHQYLQLCMLPMFLFSTTFYPLSVYPEPVQVVVAALPLYQSIELLRGLTTGQLGVGLLAATAYLVLMGVGGTWLANRRLGRMLLG
- a CDS encoding ABC transporter permease, with protein sequence MALRAYGYWALRYRRTWRGTIVIGVANPLLFLMAIGLGLGRLISPDLAVLGGVDYLAFFAPGMLAAAAMQNGIVEAAFPVSMSRQPGGAYPVAAGTPLEPEDILHGHALFMALRVATNAAVFLAVMVAFGAAQSPMVALTLPAATLTGLAFALPAAAWAVTLTGVGPVMGAFKWVVMPLYLFSGTFFAVEQLPDALRPIVYVTPLWHGVDLCRTLSLGTATWPASLGHLAYLVTLAGAGYLVARRNYRRNLHG
- a CDS encoding MOSC domain-containing protein: MGRILSVNLAVPERSTAKGVGITGINKQPVDGPVAVRAPGPKTTGLHSGLVGDQIFDIKHHGGDDQAVYAYAREDYDWWEVRLDRGLPGGIFGENLTTLGVDVNGAVIGETWRIGDALVLQPTFGRIPCTTFQVKMAEPHWLKTFTRENRPGAYLRVVTPGDVQAGDPVVVEGRPAHGVTIADAFRAYMTEPELLPALIEVEGLPDQVRDSLRRRIGSLR